From the Brevibacillus choshinensis genome, one window contains:
- a CDS encoding aldehyde dehydrogenase family protein — protein sequence MKKACFIGGQWLSSAEYAPLYSPYSGEEIAQIPQADPETVKAAIAAAEEATAVMRKMPAYQRAAILEKIALLMDERLEEAAKIIALEAGKPIKTARGEVIRTIQTYKFAAEEAKRIHGETLPLDAAIGGEGRLAYTVREPLGVIGAITPFNFPMNLVAHKVGPALAAGNAVVLKPASQTPLSAFFLAEVAEQAGVPAGALNVVTGSGASVGDLLVKDPRVKALTFTGSPAVGIDIRNRAGLKRVTLELGSNSAVIIDRDVNLDEVIPRCIFGAFAYSGQVCISVQRIYVVKERFEEFVSKFVAETNKLRGGDALTEDADYSAMISPRETERAVAWIEEAKQHGARVECGGEVVDRMLQPTVLTGVPADAKVSCQEVFGPVVLINAVESVQEAIELVNDSRYGLQAGLYTSNLGLALQAADELHVGGVMINDIPTFRVDHMPYGGVKESGMGREGVKYAIEELTELKLVVIKK from the coding sequence ATGAAAAAAGCATGCTTTATCGGTGGTCAATGGTTGTCGTCTGCTGAATACGCCCCCTTGTATTCTCCATACAGCGGTGAAGAGATCGCCCAGATCCCGCAGGCTGATCCGGAAACGGTGAAAGCAGCGATTGCCGCAGCGGAAGAAGCTACGGCGGTCATGCGGAAGATGCCTGCCTATCAACGAGCCGCTATTTTGGAAAAAATCGCGCTCTTGATGGATGAAAGGCTGGAAGAAGCAGCGAAAATCATCGCGCTGGAAGCCGGCAAGCCGATCAAAACGGCTCGTGGTGAGGTGATTCGTACGATTCAGACGTACAAGTTCGCTGCCGAAGAAGCCAAGCGCATTCACGGGGAGACTTTGCCGCTGGATGCAGCTATAGGTGGCGAAGGCAGACTGGCGTACACGGTTCGGGAGCCGCTCGGTGTAATCGGTGCGATCACGCCGTTTAACTTCCCGATGAACCTCGTCGCGCACAAGGTAGGACCAGCCCTGGCAGCAGGCAATGCGGTTGTCCTGAAGCCAGCCTCCCAGACACCTCTCTCAGCCTTTTTCCTGGCAGAGGTCGCTGAACAGGCTGGTGTTCCGGCAGGTGCCTTGAACGTAGTGACAGGCAGCGGAGCCTCCGTCGGGGATCTCTTGGTGAAGGATCCGCGCGTCAAAGCGCTGACCTTTACTGGAAGTCCCGCAGTCGGGATCGATATTCGCAATCGGGCAGGACTGAAGCGAGTCACGTTGGAGCTGGGTTCCAATTCAGCTGTGATTATCGATCGCGATGTGAATCTCGACGAAGTCATCCCACGCTGCATTTTTGGGGCATTTGCCTACTCCGGTCAAGTATGTATTTCAGTCCAACGAATTTACGTCGTAAAAGAACGATTTGAAGAATTCGTCAGCAAGTTCGTCGCCGAGACAAACAAGCTGCGCGGGGGAGACGCCTTGACTGAGGATGCTGATTATTCCGCAATGATCAGTCCTCGTGAGACGGAGCGAGCTGTGGCGTGGATCGAGGAAGCGAAGCAGCATGGCGCGCGTGTAGAGTGCGGCGGCGAAGTGGTAGATCGTATGTTGCAGCCAACCGTTCTGACAGGAGTGCCTGCGGATGCGAAGGTATCATGCCAGGAAGTGTTTGGTCCGGTCGTACTAATCAACGCTGTAGAGTCTGTTCAGGAAGCGATCGAGCTGGTGAACGATTCTCGCTATGGTCTGCAGGCAGGCTTGTACACGAGCAACCTCGGACTCGCTCTGCAGGCTGCCGACGAGCTGCATGTAGGCGGCGTTATGATCAACGATATTCCGACGTTCCGCGTGGATCATATGCCATATGGAGGCGTAAAGGAGAGCGGGATGGGGCGAGAAGGCGTGAAGTACGCAATTGAGGAACTGACCGAGCTCAAATTGGTGGTTATTAAAAAGTAA
- a CDS encoding acyl-CoA synthetase yields the protein MIEAKRVRRNTLGDILRRSHRRFPDKTALQFEEEVLTYSQLDRIVNQAANALITHGLQKGERAAVISRNSMDFVILNFALAKAGVIMVPINFMLNQEDVAFILGHSEVSAVFASPEFQELAQEALGLSGLVPKVLSVISKPAAQVGEWLPFRSMIDGADKQEPDVELDDEDVAQILYTSGTESKPKGVMLTHKSIISEYVSTIIDGDMKEEDVAIHALPLFHSAQLHCFLGPYIYLGGSGIILEVATPALLLESIETFQATQLFCPPTVWIALLRSPDFASRNLSSLKKCYYGAAIMPVEVLKELNQRLPDAQFYNFYGQTEVAPLAAVLKPGEQIRKAGSAGKPALNVETKIVDDEGNEVPRGSVGEIVHRTSHAMIGYFRDPEKSQTAFLGGWFHSGDLGIMDAEGFITVVDRKKDMIKSGGENVASREVEELIYLHPKVSEVAVIGIPHPYWIEAVTAVVVPKAGETLTEEEMLTFCKERLSTFKAPKYVVIADNLPRNPSGKILKRELRLRYDVLATQ from the coding sequence ATGATCGAGGCCAAGCGAGTAAGGAGAAATACGTTAGGTGATATCCTCAGGCGAAGTCACAGGCGTTTCCCTGATAAGACGGCTCTGCAGTTTGAAGAAGAAGTACTTACATACAGCCAGCTCGATCGAATCGTCAACCAAGCCGCAAATGCCTTGATTACCCATGGCTTGCAAAAAGGAGAGCGGGCTGCTGTCATCTCCCGCAATTCAATGGACTTTGTTATCCTCAACTTCGCTTTGGCCAAAGCAGGTGTCATTATGGTTCCAATCAACTTTATGCTGAATCAGGAGGATGTAGCTTTCATTCTGGGCCATTCTGAGGTTAGCGCGGTCTTTGCATCCCCTGAGTTCCAGGAGCTCGCACAGGAGGCATTAGGGCTGTCTGGGCTTGTGCCTAAAGTATTGTCGGTGATCTCCAAGCCTGCCGCACAGGTCGGAGAGTGGTTGCCGTTTCGTTCCATGATCGACGGGGCAGACAAGCAAGAGCCGGATGTGGAGCTCGACGACGAGGATGTTGCTCAAATCCTGTATACGAGCGGTACGGAGTCCAAGCCAAAGGGAGTCATGCTCACGCACAAGAGCATCATCTCGGAGTATGTCAGTACGATTATTGATGGCGACATGAAGGAAGAGGACGTAGCCATTCATGCACTTCCCTTGTTTCATAGTGCTCAATTGCACTGCTTCTTAGGGCCATACATTTATTTAGGTGGAAGCGGTATCATCCTGGAAGTGGCGACACCGGCGCTCTTGCTGGAGTCAATAGAAACTTTTCAGGCGACGCAGTTGTTTTGCCCGCCGACTGTCTGGATCGCGTTGCTGCGCTCACCGGATTTTGCCTCGCGTAATCTCAGTTCCTTGAAGAAATGCTACTATGGTGCAGCGATCATGCCGGTCGAAGTCTTAAAAGAGCTGAATCAGCGCCTGCCAGATGCCCAGTTCTACAACTTCTATGGACAAACGGAAGTGGCTCCACTTGCAGCGGTGTTAAAACCGGGAGAGCAGATCCGCAAGGCAGGTTCGGCTGGGAAGCCTGCACTCAACGTGGAGACGAAAATCGTGGACGACGAAGGAAACGAAGTGCCTCGTGGCAGTGTCGGTGAGATCGTTCACCGGACGAGTCATGCCATGATTGGCTATTTCCGTGATCCAGAAAAGTCACAAACAGCGTTTTTGGGTGGTTGGTTCCATAGTGGGGATCTGGGCATTATGGACGCGGAAGGATTCATTACTGTGGTCGACCGGAAAAAAGATATGATCAAGTCTGGCGGAGAAAATGTGGCAAGCCGGGAAGTGGAAGAATTGATCTACTTGCATCCAAAGGTTTCTGAAGTCGCCGTCATTGGAATCCCGCATCCGTATTGGATCGAGGCAGTAACTGCGGTGGTCGTGCCAAAAGCGGGGGAAACACTGACAGAAGAGGAAATGCTCACATTTTGCAAGGAGCGCCTCTCGACGTTTAAAGCTCCCAAATACGTAGTCATCGCAGACAACCTGCCACGAAATCCGAGTGGAAAAATATTGAAACGTGAGCTTCGCTTGCGATACGACGTTCTCGCTACGCAATGA
- a CDS encoding exo-beta-N-acetylmuramidase NamZ domain-containing protein has protein sequence MKKIIPFLILALILSMIPPGGSSANTAAIQLGSDVLFDQFHSLIDGKKVGLVTNQSGVNSLGVSTIDLLRRDRSVSLVALFATENGLDGKGEAGKPVVTYKHPVYGIPVYSLNETSRVPTQEMYAHLDVLIIDLQDTGARTNPYITTLRDCMTAAKQLGKPVIVLDRPNPLGGKLVDGPLLEPGFVSYIGADTLPMAHGMTIGELSLFFNRNIGADLTVVPMQGYTRSMLFQDTGLTWLPNASHLPSLTAVFGYMATGVSEGTALRQEDNYSWIGGEGIVASQYADLLNASLLPGVVFLPETTKGTAGGVRLQITDPHLFNPAKTGMYALALARQLNHFPIPKSSDKEITLFDRMMGTNKIGIELEQEKKPQDIEAAYAEQLASFKEQRKSFLIYGEEPYQPLMPIHNKPTVSPQPEKPQPVVKPATPTETKPATTGKPGTPATPKPGTPGTSVPVKPTQPAVKPPVTPPAGKPPVTPPATKPANPATDKVAYLTFDDGPSPVTPQVLDTLKKFGVKATFFIVGRSVAGHEAILKRTLAEGHAIGGHTYSHDYRIVYKSMEAFFADLEKGNDMIEKAIGMRPTIFRYPGGSTNTVSHKYQDPKVYNQSHPVMNAIKAEANNREYTFIDWNVTNGDARSNKYTAQGALANIKQQVKSQKEIVILMHDSSTKGPTAQALPEVITFLKSKGYRFDVIKPDHPTVSTVK, from the coding sequence ATGAAAAAAATAATTCCGTTCCTCATCCTCGCACTCATCTTGAGCATGATTCCTCCAGGTGGAAGTTCTGCCAACACTGCTGCCATTCAATTAGGAAGCGATGTACTGTTCGATCAATTCCATTCATTAATTGATGGTAAAAAAGTCGGACTCGTCACGAACCAGTCTGGTGTCAACAGCCTGGGAGTAAGCACGATTGATTTATTGAGGCGAGATCGTTCTGTCAGTCTTGTCGCCTTGTTCGCCACAGAAAACGGATTGGACGGCAAGGGAGAAGCCGGAAAACCGGTCGTTACCTATAAACATCCGGTGTACGGTATTCCCGTCTACAGCTTGAACGAAACAAGTCGAGTACCAACCCAAGAAATGTACGCCCATTTGGATGTACTGATCATCGATCTGCAAGATACTGGTGCACGTACGAACCCTTACATAACTACCTTGCGTGATTGTATGACAGCTGCAAAACAGCTGGGGAAACCAGTCATCGTTCTCGATCGCCCCAATCCGTTGGGCGGAAAGCTCGTAGACGGCCCGTTGCTGGAGCCGGGTTTTGTCTCTTACATCGGCGCGGATACGTTACCGATGGCTCACGGTATGACGATTGGTGAGCTTTCCCTGTTCTTCAACCGCAACATTGGTGCAGACCTCACTGTCGTTCCCATGCAAGGCTATACGCGCTCCATGCTCTTTCAGGATACTGGGCTGACCTGGCTTCCAAATGCCTCCCATCTCCCTAGCCTGACTGCCGTTTTCGGTTACATGGCGACGGGTGTGAGCGAAGGCACAGCGCTTCGCCAGGAGGACAACTATTCCTGGATTGGTGGCGAAGGAATCGTAGCTAGCCAGTATGCCGACCTGTTGAATGCCAGCCTGTTGCCAGGAGTTGTTTTCTTGCCTGAGACGACAAAAGGAACTGCCGGAGGAGTGAGGCTCCAAATCACCGATCCCCACCTGTTCAATCCAGCAAAAACAGGGATGTATGCATTGGCCCTTGCACGACAGCTGAACCATTTTCCTATCCCAAAAAGCTCCGATAAAGAAATCACCTTGTTTGACCGAATGATGGGAACAAACAAAATCGGGATTGAATTGGAACAAGAAAAGAAACCGCAGGACATCGAAGCAGCGTATGCGGAACAACTGGCGAGCTTCAAAGAGCAGCGCAAGTCATTCCTGATCTATGGAGAAGAGCCTTACCAACCGCTTATGCCGATTCATAACAAGCCGACTGTTTCACCGCAACCTGAAAAACCTCAGCCTGTGGTGAAGCCGGCAACCCCAACGGAAACAAAGCCAGCAACGACTGGGAAGCCTGGCACACCAGCAACACCCAAACCGGGAACACCGGGTACCAGTGTTCCCGTCAAGCCTACACAGCCCGCTGTGAAGCCACCTGTGACTCCACCTGCAGGGAAACCGCCAGTCACACCGCCTGCTACCAAGCCGGCAAATCCTGCTACTGATAAAGTTGCCTACCTGACTTTTGATGATGGGCCGTCACCTGTGACTCCGCAAGTTCTCGATACATTAAAGAAATTCGGAGTCAAAGCAACCTTCTTCATCGTCGGTCGCAGCGTCGCTGGGCACGAAGCCATTCTCAAACGGACCCTCGCGGAAGGTCATGCAATCGGAGGTCATACCTACTCCCATGATTACCGCATCGTGTACAAGAGTATGGAAGCATTCTTCGCGGATCTGGAAAAAGGAAATGACATGATTGAAAAAGCAATCGGAATGAGACCCACCATTTTCCGTTATCCAGGGGGCAGTACCAACACCGTGAGTCACAAGTATCAAGATCCAAAGGTGTATAATCAGTCGCATCCGGTCATGAACGCCATCAAAGCGGAAGCAAATAACCGGGAGTACACCTTCATCGACTGGAATGTAACCAATGGCGATGCCCGAAGCAATAAATACACGGCCCAAGGAGCTCTGGCAAACATCAAGCAGCAAGTAAAGAGCCAAAAGGAAATCGTCATCTTGATGCACGACTCCAGCACCAAAGGCCCAACTGCTCAAGCACTCCCAGAAGTCATTACGTTTCTGAAGTCAAAAGGATATCGCTTTGATGTCATCAAACCGGATCACCCGACTGTTTCTACGGTCAAATAG
- a CDS encoding copper amine oxidase N-terminal domain-containing protein has protein sequence MLKKLASLVLALALVPVAAFSASAASAPAAIKVEYNKKAIVFLDQKPVIRDSRTLVPIRPIAESLGFDVDWNEKTRTVTINKGTNNVRLVVTQKIAKKNGQTINLDVPAQIINQRTMVPVRFIAEALSYNVNWDQATQTVLIADKQSSGSTASTEKPKDNTTEQKQEPAANAANLIDRSTIKGKTFTIATIGLYRVSGTVEPGSDVVVTLEDNTFEVDVNSDGTFEFNKDTYDGIRNFTLKAEKGGKVDTFEGEFVSN, from the coding sequence ATGCTAAAAAAATTAGCCTCACTCGTACTGGCGCTTGCGCTCGTACCTGTGGCAGCTTTTTCTGCATCCGCCGCATCTGCGCCAGCTGCCATTAAAGTGGAATACAACAAAAAGGCGATCGTATTCCTAGACCAAAAGCCTGTCATCCGTGACAGCCGTACGTTGGTACCCATTCGCCCAATCGCGGAAAGCCTCGGCTTTGATGTCGATTGGAACGAGAAAACTCGAACAGTGACGATCAATAAAGGAACAAACAATGTTCGCTTGGTTGTGACTCAAAAAATTGCTAAGAAAAATGGACAAACCATCAACCTGGATGTACCCGCGCAAATTATTAATCAACGGACAATGGTTCCTGTGCGCTTTATCGCAGAAGCACTGAGCTACAATGTCAATTGGGATCAAGCCACGCAAACTGTTCTGATTGCGGACAAGCAGTCCTCTGGGTCAACAGCATCCACTGAAAAACCAAAAGACAACACCACAGAGCAAAAGCAAGAACCAGCTGCAAATGCTGCGAACTTGATCGATCGCTCTACAATTAAAGGGAAAACCTTTACAATCGCCACTATCGGTCTTTATCGAGTGAGTGGTACCGTAGAGCCTGGCAGCGATGTAGTGGTAACTTTGGAAGACAATACCTTCGAAGTAGATGTAAATTCAGACGGGACCTTTGAGTTCAACAAGGACACGTATGACGGTATCCGAAACTTTACACTGAAAGCAGAAAAAGGCGGGAAAGTCGATACGTTCGAGGGTGAATTTGTAAGTAATTAG
- a CDS encoding sporulation protein — protein sequence MKRIQVGICASMILAGLVAGCSPNKEQGSEDKNGNQAKYESLGINYRNDNAGMDKGPAAMISQKYVHQREPHLVSLLERHAEKIPGVVDIKVLAYKDTLLVGVLPVDTPKPDEVNQRPTIPYTPGKIIRNDNGHTDALQKRVVDRMRVRLQTESQYNIMYVSTSRALYDRVADLHERIVRGEHVSDEEFQVLINDIGYTIKGYNLID from the coding sequence TTGAAACGAATTCAAGTGGGAATCTGTGCTTCGATGATACTCGCTGGCTTGGTCGCAGGCTGTTCGCCAAACAAAGAACAGGGATCGGAAGATAAGAACGGCAATCAGGCCAAGTACGAGTCACTAGGCATCAACTATCGCAATGACAATGCAGGTATGGACAAGGGACCGGCTGCTATGATTAGCCAAAAGTACGTTCACCAACGGGAGCCGCATCTGGTGTCTTTACTGGAGCGGCATGCGGAAAAGATCCCTGGTGTCGTCGATATCAAAGTATTGGCTTACAAGGACACGCTATTGGTCGGTGTGTTACCAGTAGATACACCAAAGCCAGATGAAGTGAACCAAAGACCAACGATTCCCTATACCCCGGGCAAAATCATACGGAACGATAATGGTCATACCGACGCTCTCCAAAAACGCGTGGTGGACAGGATGAGAGTCCGACTGCAGACAGAGTCGCAGTATAACATCATGTATGTATCCACCAGTCGCGCGCTTTATGATAGAGTTGCGGATTTGCATGAGCGGATTGTACGTGGAGAACACGTAAGTGATGAAGAATTCCAAGTCTTGATCAATGATATTGGTTACACGATAAAAGGCTACAATCTGATCGACTGA